Proteins encoded in a region of the Pelmatolapia mariae isolate MD_Pm_ZW linkage group LG6, Pm_UMD_F_2, whole genome shotgun sequence genome:
- the LOC134628448 gene encoding cytohesin-4-like: protein MTDCQMVSSDFTPEEKMEIKTIKTYKKDLLDDIQKLKMEIDNVMAEILSFESAEENKAIEKNKQFANGKKKFNMDPKKGINYLLESKLLDGSAQSIAEFLYKEEGLNKTAIGEFLGEREELHLQTLKAFVELHEFSDLNLVQALRQFLWSFRLPGEAQKIDRMMEAFATRYCDCNPDVFQSTDTCYILSFAIIMLNTSLHNPNVKDKTTLERFISMNRGINNGEDLPNDLLSKLYESIRNEPFKIPEDDGNDLTHTFFNPDREGWLLKLGGRVKTWKRRWFILTDNCLYYFEYTTDKEPRGIIPLENLCVREVHYPRKPYCLELYNPNSRGQKIKACKTETDGRVVEGKHQSYTICASSAEERDSWIEAIRASITKDPFYDLVSVRKKKVIHQTPQDSAQQDPTS from the exons ATGACTGATTGCCAAATGG TTTCCTCAGATTTTACACCAGAAGAGAAGATGGAGATCAAAACCATCAAGACATATAAAAAAGACCTTCTGGATGATATCCAG AAGTTAAAAATGGAGATAGACAATGTGATGGCAGAAATACTCAGCTTTGAGTCAGCAGAAGAAAA CAAAgcaatagagaaaaacaaacaatttgcGAATGGGAAGAAGAAATTCAACATGGACCCTAAAAAG GGAATCAATTACTTGTTGGAGAGTAAGCTGCTGGATGGAAGTGCTCAATCCATCGCCGAGTTTCTCTACAAGGAAGAAGGACTCAACAAGACAGCCATTGGAGAATTCCTTGGAGAAAG GGAAGAACTCCACCTTCAGACCCTGAAGGCTTTTGTGGAGCTGCACGAGTTCTCCGACCTCAACTTGGTCCAGGCTCTCAG ACAGTTTCTGTGGAGTTTCCGTCTGCCTGGTGAAGCTCAGAAGATTGATCGTATGATGGAGGCCTTCGCCACCCGCTACTGCGACTGCAACCCCGATGTCTTCCAGTCAACTG ACACGTGCTACATCCTGTCTTTTGCCATCATCATGTTGAACACGAGCCTTCACAACCCCAACGTGAAGGACAAAACCACTCTGGAGCGTTTCATCTCCATGAACAGAGGCATCAACAATGGAGAGGACCTACCCAATGATCTGCTGTCG AAACTGTACGAGAGCATACGCAACGAGCCCTTCAAGATCCCAGAGGACGATGGGAATGATCTGACTCACACCTTCTTCAACCCCGACAGAGAAGGATGGCTCCTCAAACTTG GAGGTCGGGTTAAGACGTGGAAGAGGCGATGGTTCATTCTGACAGACAACTGCCTCTACTACTTCGAGTACACCACT GATAAAGAGCCCCGAGGCATCATCCCCCTGGAGAATCTCTGTGTTAGAGAAGTGCATTACCCTCGTAAACCG TACTGTCTGGAGCTGTACAACCCCAACAGTCGAGGGCAGAAGATCAAAGCATGTAAGACAGAGACGGATGGCAGGGTGGTGGAGGGGAAACACCAGTCCTACACAATCTGTGCCTCCAGCGCAGAAGAGAGAGATTCCTGGATTGAGGCCATCAG GGCAAGTATCACCAAGGATCCGTTCTACGACTTGGTCTCAGTCCGTAAGAAAAAGGTGATACACCAAACTCCCCAGGACTCAGCACAGCAGGATCCGACCTCGTGA